The genomic DNA ATCCTTAAATGGGGTATCCGCTTTCGGCTTGTGGGTACAACAGGTTTTATGATTGTGTTGACAGCAGGGTTATTTTCCCTGTCTTTAGTACCTTTAAGTAGAACAGTGATTCCCGGTGCGGCAAAATATACGTTGGTTTTTGATAATGGTTCTAATCAAGCGGTGATTTCTACTGCATCGGATATTACCCCCACGGAATTAGAAGCGACTTTACGCCAAGCTGCTAGTAATCTATATTCTTATGGACGTTTAGGTGCAGCTGGAAATAACCAACTGACAATTCGCGCTAGGACTCTAATTCATCCAGAACCAGGGGTTTCCGTACCTGTTTATTTAGGTCAGGTAGAACGCACTCTCGTTAGTCGTGAAGATTCAGAAATGGATGTGAAAATTTACTTAGATAAGTTCGCGCAACTACCAGAGAGTAAGGCTTAAATTGGTGATGGGGAGAGGGGGAGAAATATTTTTATCTATTACCCATTACCCATTACCAAATTTTTTGTGACTTACAATACAAATAAGATTATTTTTATATTAAGATATTAGAACTTGAGAATTTTCACCATTAACAATAGCTTTCTATGAGTGTGGCAAAAGGAATCGTGTATCGTTAGTCTAATTTTATGAATAAATATCAAGTTTTGAGATAATAAGCTATTATGCCTAATCAATTTTCTAGTCAAACCTTGTCTACTGAAACTGCTAGTTCATTATTAACACTGAATGTATCTCCAGCTAGGGTGATCCGAGGTGCTGGTATACTTGGTTCTGCTGTAGTGGAAATTGCCAGTTTGGGAACTCGTCCCTTAATTGTAGCTGGCGATCGCACTCTCGGTATTTTTCAGGAAAGTTTACAACCCATTTTCCAATCAGAACATTTAGATGCTGCTACAAGTTCCTATGGTGCAGATTGCTGTGAAGCAACTTTAAAAGCTTTACGTAAGGCTGCAAAGGAACATAAAGCAGATGTGATTATTGGTATGGGTGGTGGTAAGGCTTTGGATACAGCTAAGTTAGTCGGCCATCAATTGAAATTACCTGTGGTGACTATTCCTACTTCTGCGGCTACCTGTGCAGCTTGGACGGCTTTATCTAATGTCTATTCTGAATCGGGGGCGTTTTTATATGATGTGGGTTTATCCCGCTGCCCTGATTTGCTGATTTTGGATTATGATTTGATCCAGACTGCACCACAGCGGACATTAGTAGCAGGTATTGGCGATGCGATCGCAAAATGGTATGAAGCATCGGTTAGTAGCGGACATTTACAAGATACTTTAATTATTGCCGCAGTTCAACAAGCGCGAGTTTTACGAGACATCCTCTTCCAAAAATCCGCCGCTGCTTTACAATCTCCCGGTAGTGAAGTGTGGCGAGAAGTCGTAGATGCTACTGTATTATTAGCAGGTGTCATCGGGGGTTTAGGTGGCGCACAATGTCGTACAGTGGCCGCCCATGCAGTACATAATGGTTTAACCCATATTTGTGGACATGATAGCATTCATGGTGAAAAAGTCGCCTACGGAATTTTAGTACAATTGCGATTAGAAGAAATGCTGCAAAGTAATCAACTTGCAGATGCAGCTAGACAGCAATTATTAAAGTTTTATGCAGAGATTGGATTGCCCCAAAAATTAGCAGATTTGGGATTAGGAAATATCACTTTAACTGAGTTGCAAACCGCCGCAGAAATTTCTTTATCACCAAATTCTGATATTCACAGATTACCTTTTCCAGTTGCTTTGGAACAGTTAATGGCGGCGATGATTTCTACCACTGCACCACATCAATTAAAAGTTAAAAATTAAAAATGGGCATGGGGCATGGGGCATGGGGCATTGGGCATTGGGCATTGGGAAATAAGGGAATAGGGAACAGGTAAAAGAAGGAAAAAGGCAAAAGCATTCACCAGTCACCAATCACCAATCACCAATCACCAATCACCAATCACCAATCAACTAATTCCGAGGTTTAAGAATGAGTTTAAGTTGGATTACTCCCGCAGAACGTGTACAGAAATTGCCTCCTTATGTTTTTGCTAGGTTGGATGAACTAAAGGCAAAAGCTAGAGAACAAGGATTAGATTTGATTGATTTGGGGATGGGAAACCCCGATGGGGCGACACCTCAACCAATCATTGATGCAGGGATAGCAGCTTTACAAAATCCTGCTAATCATGGTTATCCACCCTTTGAAGGAACTGCTAATTTTCGGAAAGCAATTACTAAATGGTACAATCGCCGTTATGGTGTGAAATTAGATCCTGATAGTGAAGCTTTGCCTTTGTTGGGTTCTAAGGAAGGTTTAGGACATTTAGCGATCGCCTATATTAATCCTGGTGATATTGTATTAGTACCATCGCCATCTTACCCCGTTCATTTTCGTGGTCCAATTATTGCCGGCGGAGTAATTCATAGTATTACTTTAAAGGAAGAAAATAACTGGTTAATTGATTTAAGTTCTATCCCTGAAGAAGTAGCAAGAAAAGCGAAAATTCTTTATTTCAATTATCCCAGTAATCCCACAGGTGCAACCGCCCCCCGTGAATTTTTTGAGGAAATTGTCGCTTTTGCTAGGAAGTATGAAATTCTCTTAGTGCATGATTTATGTTATGCAGAATTAGCTTTTGACGGTTATCAACCCACAAGTTTATTAGAAATTCCCGGTGCAAAAGATATTGGTGTTGAGTTTCACACCTTATCAAAAACTTATAACATGGCAGGTTGGCGAGTGGGTTTTGTCGTGGGAAATCGTCATGTTATCCAAGGTTTAAGAACCTTAAAAACCAACTTAGATTATGGCATTTTTTCCGCCTTACAAACAGCAGCAGAAACCGCTTTAGAATTACCTGATTCTTATTTACAAGAAGTGCAAACTCGTTACCGCACCCGTCGAGATTTCTTGATAGATGGTTTAGGAAAATTGGGTTGGAATGTTCCTAAAACCAAAGCAACCATGTATCTGTGGGTAAAATGTCCGGTGGGAATGGGTTCTACAGATTTCGCTTTAGATGTACTGCAAAAAACCGGGGTAGTTGTGACACCTGGAAATGCTTTTGGTGCTGGTGGTGAAGGATATGTGAGAATTAGTTTAATTGCAGATTGCGATCGCTTGGGTGAAGCTTTACAAAGGTTTAAACAAGCAGGAATTTCTTATCAACAAGAAGCGGTAGTTTCTGTGTAATTAACGTAGGGGTAGCGCCCCCGTGCCTACCCCTTTTTGATATTTAAACGCCCCGTGCCTACCCCTTATCCTATTTTTTAAATATCATCAGGATTAACACCCAAAGACCTTAAATACGCTGCTAACTTCTCCTTTTGTTGTCGTTCTTGTTGGGCAATTTCCTCCGCTTGTTGTTGTGCTAATTTTGCTTGTTGGGCGATTTCTTCAGCTTCTAAACGGGCTTGTTTTTCAACAATAGCTCTTTCATCACCAGTTAACAACAAATTCCCCCCATCATCCCACCAACGTACCCAAGGTACACCGTCATCTTCTATTAAACCTAATTCCACACCCAGAGGAGAAATTGGAAAATGTCCTCTTTCATTAGGTTGGATTTTTTGATAACTGCCATCTACTAAACGATAAACTTCTAGTAATGCTTTTCTAGCTTCAAAAATTGCATAAAAAGGAATACGAATTGCTTGTTCATAAACCCAAAATTTCCCAGCTTTTTCCGTTGCACTGGGAGGAGTTTTATCCCTTTCTTCTTCCCCATTTCCTGACACAAACTCAATAGCAATTAATGGTGCTACAAATTCTTTCCATAACACATAAGACCGACGATAATCTCCATTTAGTTTTGGTGGTACATTAGGGACATAAAACCAATCTGGAGCTTCTGCACCTTTTTCTGGTGGGTCTGTTAACCGCCAATAAATACCGCTATCCTGACCAATACAATAGTTACCATCAGGATGTATTTTTTGTAAAATTGGTTCAATGGAACTGGTTAAAACAATACTTTGGGGATGCTCCTGAAAATTTTGACCTACGGTACGCTTCGCTAACACAAAATTTCCGTCTGAATCAGGTAGTTGTGTATGATCTGGTAATGTAAATTTAGGTGTATGAATATCTTGATTTGTGGGAGTAGTGGGGTTTATCACTGCTTGAGTGCTTTCCATAATAACTCCAGAATATACATTGAATTAATTTTAACATAACAGTAGGAATTGATATTTGGTAAATGCAAATAATTTTAATTGTCAGAATCAGGATGTCCAGGATTTAATGATTTTCAGGATATGAGTTTAAATCACATCTTTCATATTTTCATAAATCACTTACCAAATATTTGCTTAATTGCAGATTGCATCGCTAAACGTCCATTTGCACTACGCCAAGGTGGAATTATGATTAGTGCTTTTATTGCTAACAATATTGCCCAGGCTTTATACCAAATTTTATCACGTAGCCAATAGGAATTAGCTATAGACATGATTAATATTCCTTTGGTTTCTACCGACTCTAATTCTGTCATTAATGACTTAGCCATATTCAGATAAAAAACTGATTTTTCCTGATTTTTTAAATATGAATAACATATAGATATATTCACAGCATTCATAGCTTGAAGTCTTTCAATACTAATTTTCTGTAATATCTTTAATGCTTGCTCAAAATAAAATAAAGCTTCTTGATATTGTTTTAATTGATAACAATAAATTATACCCAAGTTATTTAATATATTAGCTTCTTTCCATTTATTCCCAATCTCCCGTGTAGCTATCAAAGCTTCCTGAGAATATTTCAGAGCTTGATCAGATTGTTTGAGCATAAGATAGCACCTACCTATGTTTTCTAATATTGCACCCTGACGACGTTTATCATTATTTTCTTGACAAATAGCAAGTTGACGGAAAAGATATGTTAATGATTTATTGCACTGACCACGATTGAAATATATTATAGTTATATGATCAATAGCCAAACTTTCCAGTTCCTGGTTATTCAGTTGATCAGCTATTTCTAAAGCATCTTCTAAATAATGTAATCCTTTTTGTTGATGATGATATTTACCTTGGTTTAGTCCTGAAAAATAAAAGACATATCCTAAATTGTCTAAAGCATAACCTTCTTGTTCTCTATCCTCAATTTCATTAGCGATATCTAATTGTTGCTGAAAATAAGCAATCGCTCCATCAAAATTTTGTTTAATATATTTAATATTTCCCAAACCATCCATAGCACGCGCTTCTGCTTGGCGATTATTTATTAAACGAGCAAAATTAAGTAATTTTTGATAGTAAATTAGAGACTGATTATAATCACTCAGATTATAAAAAGCCCTACCTAATCCATATAAACAAATGATATCTTGATCAGAATTGACCTTTCCTAAAAGTTGTTGATATAATTCAATTTGTTCTCGATAATATCCCCAAATTCGTAATTGTTCATGTAATGGTATAGATACAGGAGAAAATGATAAAACCTGTCCAGCTTTTTGCCATTCTGTAACCTCACATAAATGATGGAAAACTTGCAAATAGCGATTTATTTTTTGTAAATTGTTCGCACTCTCTGGTGGTTTATCTTCCAAAGTGAGGAAATATTCAATAGCAGTATATTTATCAAGTTGATTTAAAGAAACATTCTCCCAATCAATTTCTAAAGATTGATATAATTCTTGACTTTTACTCAGAACAGATATAATCATAATTCGATGATGAAAATAAACTATGGAAATAATGTTTGACGATGTTCTAAAGCTACACTACGAATTAAATTATGCAATCCTAAAACACGGTGATTTTCATGATTAATAGATATTTCTACTAAAAACCTCGCAAATAAATCATCTAACACTTCTTGTTGTTTTTCCTTACTATAAACCTGATTTTTCAATCGTTGAATATAGCGATTTAGTTGTAATAACCAAGCACTATCTTGGACAGGACACCGATATGTAGCTGCTACACACATCAGTAAATAAGCATCGTAATTTTGATTTTTCAATCTCTGGAAAACAGCATTTACTCTGTGTTTATAAACATCCGAGCGAACTTTTCTGGTCAATTTATGTAACTTCCAATCATCATCTACACCTTCTGATTTTATTCCTGATTCTGCTGCTAATAAATGTTGTTCTACTAACTCAATTTCATCACCGACATTTTGCCAAAAAGCACAAGTATTACTACCAAAAGACTCGACAATTTCACCGCTAACAACACGTAAAGTTAAAGGATGTCCTTTATATATTTTACCAATTCTGATTAAAATTTGCCTATCTTCTGAATCCAAACTAACATCTAAACCAGCTTTGTAAAATAAATCAATTTGTTCATCTGCTAATAAACCATCTAAAATTTGCCGATGATAGGAATTAGGATAACGAGAAGCTAAGGTTTCAATTTTACTGGGTAAATCTTGGGAAGTAACAATTAATCTACTTGCAGAAGATTCTATAGTTAAGAAACTCTCAAAAAACCTAGCCCACCATTCATCTGCAAAATCTCCCCAAGCATCCTCACTTGCTGTTAATAATGCTTCTAAAGAATCAATTAAAATTAAAATCCTTTCTTCCCGGAGATAATTAATAAGTTGTTTAAGGATATTTTCTGTTTGGTTATCTGTAGTTAAAAGTCCTAATTCTTCTAACCATCTTACCGCAACATTGACAAAATTTTTAGGACTATCATCACTATCAAAATTTACTCTTAAAATCTTATTAAATCTACATTGAATATCATTAGCAATACATTCAGATAAAGCCGTTTTACCAATTCCTGTAATTCCCAATAATAATAATAACCGACAATTTCCTTGTACTTTTTTTGTTAAACAACTCACCAGATTTTTTCGGCCTACCCAACCATGATCATAAACAGGCCAATTTGTAATTTTTTCTGGTACAAGTTCAAAGATATTATCCCAATTTTCCCGCCAATTAGGAATATCTAACACATCACAGTAAGTTTCAGCAGTAGCTCTAATTACACCATCACCATCATGAAACTTAGTAAAGGTTTGACGATGTTGATTTTTTTCAGATGCAAAACTACTAATTGATTCAAAGT from Okeanomitos corallinicola TIOX110 includes the following:
- a CDS encoding Ycf51 family protein — protein: MPTTANFLQYTQWSGIATIAFAVLAILAFILKWGIRFRLVGTTGFMIVLTAGLFSLSLVPLSRTVIPGAAKYTLVFDNGSNQAVISTASDITPTELEATLRQAASNLYSYGRLGAAGNNQLTIRARTLIHPEPGVSVPVYLGQVERTLVSREDSEMDVKIYLDKFAQLPESKA
- a CDS encoding iron-containing alcohol dehydrogenase family protein, whose translation is MPNQFSSQTLSTETASSLLTLNVSPARVIRGAGILGSAVVEIASLGTRPLIVAGDRTLGIFQESLQPIFQSEHLDAATSSYGADCCEATLKALRKAAKEHKADVIIGMGGGKALDTAKLVGHQLKLPVVTIPTSAATCAAWTALSNVYSESGAFLYDVGLSRCPDLLILDYDLIQTAPQRTLVAGIGDAIAKWYEASVSSGHLQDTLIIAAVQQARVLRDILFQKSAAALQSPGSEVWREVVDATVLLAGVIGGLGGAQCRTVAAHAVHNGLTHICGHDSIHGEKVAYGILVQLRLEEMLQSNQLADAARQQLLKFYAEIGLPQKLADLGLGNITLTELQTAAEISLSPNSDIHRLPFPVALEQLMAAMISTTAPHQLKVKN
- a CDS encoding aspartate aminotransferase → MSLSWITPAERVQKLPPYVFARLDELKAKAREQGLDLIDLGMGNPDGATPQPIIDAGIAALQNPANHGYPPFEGTANFRKAITKWYNRRYGVKLDPDSEALPLLGSKEGLGHLAIAYINPGDIVLVPSPSYPVHFRGPIIAGGVIHSITLKEENNWLIDLSSIPEEVARKAKILYFNYPSNPTGATAPREFFEEIVAFARKYEILLVHDLCYAELAFDGYQPTSLLEIPGAKDIGVEFHTLSKTYNMAGWRVGFVVGNRHVIQGLRTLKTNLDYGIFSALQTAAETALELPDSYLQEVQTRYRTRRDFLIDGLGKLGWNVPKTKATMYLWVKCPVGMGSTDFALDVLQKTGVVVTPGNAFGAGGEGYVRISLIADCDRLGEALQRFKQAGISYQQEAVVSV
- a CDS encoding Uma2 family endonuclease; translation: MESTQAVINPTTPTNQDIHTPKFTLPDHTQLPDSDGNFVLAKRTVGQNFQEHPQSIVLTSSIEPILQKIHPDGNYCIGQDSGIYWRLTDPPEKGAEAPDWFYVPNVPPKLNGDYRRSYVLWKEFVAPLIAIEFVSGNGEEERDKTPPSATEKAGKFWVYEQAIRIPFYAIFEARKALLEVYRLVDGSYQKIQPNERGHFPISPLGVELGLIEDDGVPWVRWWDDGGNLLLTGDERAIVEKQARLEAEEIAQQAKLAQQQAEEIAQQERQQKEKLAAYLRSLGVNPDDI
- a CDS encoding tetratricopeptide repeat protein is translated as MIISVLSKSQELYQSLEIDWENVSLNQLDKYTAIEYFLTLEDKPPESANNLQKINRYLQVFHHLCEVTEWQKAGQVLSFSPVSIPLHEQLRIWGYYREQIELYQQLLGKVNSDQDIICLYGLGRAFYNLSDYNQSLIYYQKLLNFARLINNRQAEARAMDGLGNIKYIKQNFDGAIAYFQQQLDIANEIEDREQEGYALDNLGYVFYFSGLNQGKYHHQQKGLHYLEDALEIADQLNNQELESLAIDHITIIYFNRGQCNKSLTYLFRQLAICQENNDKRRQGAILENIGRCYLMLKQSDQALKYSQEALIATREIGNKWKEANILNNLGIIYCYQLKQYQEALFYFEQALKILQKISIERLQAMNAVNISICYSYLKNQEKSVFYLNMAKSLMTELESVETKGILIMSIANSYWLRDKIWYKAWAILLAIKALIIIPPWRSANGRLAMQSAIKQIFGK
- a CDS encoding ATP-binding protein, with product MARNKQKLYRLTTVGHELVREALKNFESISSFASEKNQHRQTFTKFHDGDGVIRATAETYCDVLDIPNWRENWDNIFELVPEKITNWPVYDHGWVGRKNLVSCLTKKVQGNCRLLLLLGITGIGKTALSECIANDIQCRFNKILRVNFDSDDSPKNFVNVAVRWLEELGLLTTDNQTENILKQLINYLREERILILIDSLEALLTASEDAWGDFADEWWARFFESFLTIESSASRLIVTSQDLPSKIETLASRYPNSYHRQILDGLLADEQIDLFYKAGLDVSLDSEDRQILIRIGKIYKGHPLTLRVVSGEIVESFGSNTCAFWQNVGDEIELVEQHLLAAESGIKSEGVDDDWKLHKLTRKVRSDVYKHRVNAVFQRLKNQNYDAYLLMCVAATYRCPVQDSAWLLQLNRYIQRLKNQVYSKEKQQEVLDDLFARFLVEISINHENHRVLGLHNLIRSVALEHRQTLFP